In Bacteroidales bacterium, the DNA window AATAATTGTTTTTCCCCATTTATCGGATTACCGACATCGCCTTGAAAATAAGCATATAATGCCTGAAGTACTTTTATTCTAATATGGCGTCTGCTTAGCATAAGAATGAACTTTTTAATGTGATGCAAAATTAGTTTTTTTTTTAATTTATATAGCTTTTCATCTATTAAATCTAATAATAATTTTAGCATCCTTTTTAAATAGGAATACAAAAAGAATTCATTACATTTGCTACGCATTAAACATATTGAAAATGGACGATTCACTTCCAAAAGAAAGGCAAGAAGATATTTATTCACAAGCAATCAGGGCTGGCAAGCGTACCTATTTCCTTGATGTAAAATCAACCAAATCAGAAGAATTGTATTTAACAATTACCGAAAGCAAACGTAGATTTGATACTGAACTTGGGAAATTCAGATACGAAAAGCATAAGATTTTTCTGTTTAAAGAAGATTTTGAAAAATTCACTGATGGCTTAAAAGATGTTATTAGGTTTATTGAAAACGGACAGTCTCACAACACCCCTAATACTTCTGATTCTGAAAAAGATACATTAGACGAAAACCTAAAAAAACATTCCGAGATTTCTTTTGAAGATTTAGATTAGCATTCACAAAAAACCGATTCCTACACCAAAATAATATTTGGAAATAGATTATTCTACATTTCCTATAATATTTTTATATTGAATTGTTAATAAAATTTAGATTCAAAAAAGGATTAAATTGTACTTTTGTACAAACACAAATATTTATGGGGAAAGTTATTTCTATAGCAAATCAAAAAGGCGGTGTCGGAAAAACAACGACAGCCATTAACTTGGCAGCCGGACTTGCTGTACTCGAACACAAAACTCTTATTATAGATGCAGATCCACAAGCCAACTCTACTTCAGGAATAGGTTTCGATCCAAAAAACATTACTACAAGTATTTACGAATGTATTATGGATGGCGTTAATCCAAGAGATGTTATTCTGGAAACTCAGACTCCATATTTATATGTTTTACCTGCTCATATCGACTTAGTCGGTGCCGAAATAGAGCTAATTAATCAACCACAACGTGAGCATATCCTAAAAAAAAGCATTGAAAAAATAAAAGATGATTATGATTTCATCATTGTCGACTGCTCTCCTTCTTTGGGATTAATTACTATTAATGCGCTCACAGCATCCGATTCTGTGATTGTTCCTGTTCAATGTGAATATTTTGCACTCGAAGGATTAGGAAAATTACTCAATACCATTAAAATTGTTCAATCACGATTAAACCCACAATTAGATATTGAAGGTATTTTGCTAACGATGTACGATTCGCGTTTACGCCTGTCGAAACAAGTAGTAAAAGAAGTTAAAACGCATTTTCAGAAAATGGTTTTCAAAACCATTATCAATAGAAATACCAAACTCGGCGAAGCTCCAAGTTTTGGCGAAACGGCAATAATGCATGATGCATCCAGCACCGGAGCCATTAACTATTTAAACTTAGCACGCGAAATTTTACAAAAAAACAATATGACCAGCCTAACGGCAAAAAATAAAAAAGAATAAAGTATGAGCAAGAAGCAAGCTATGGGAAGAGGCCTCGATGCTATTTTAGGCAGCCCCGAAACTGACATTACTTCAAAAGATATCTCCGGAAATTATATTGTTGGAGCCGTTGCAGAACTTGCTATACATAAAATTGAAGCCAATCCTTTTCAGCCCCGAAGCGAATTTGAAGATCAGTCTCTAATGGAGCTATCAGACAGCATTCAAAAGCAAGGAATTATTCAGCCTATTACCGTTAGAAAAATGGGCTCGGAGAAATATCAGCTTATTTCAGGCGAACGTCGTTTACGCGCAGCAAAAATGGCGGGATTGAAAAATATTCCTGCCTTTATACGTATTGCTAACGATGAGCAAATGCTCGAAATGGCTTTAGTTGAAAACATCCAAAGAGAAAATCTAAACGCCATAGAAATAGCTGTCAGCTATACCCGATTGATAGAAGAATGCAAAATTACTCAAGAAGAATTGAGCGAAAGGGTAGGTAAAAAACGTTCTACCATTACTAATTACATTCGATTATTAAAACTTCCTGCCGAAATACAAATTGCTCTTTCGCAAAATCAGATTAGTATGGGGCATGCCAGAGCCCTTATTAATGTCGAAAGCTTAATAACTCAACTTAAGATTTTAGAGCAAATTATTTCGCGTGATTTATCTGTTAGAGAAACAGAGAATTTAGTGAAAGAGATTATCAATCCTATTGATAAAATAGAAAGAAAAAAAGGAAACTATCTCCCTGCAAGCTATATCAGTTATCGTTCTCAATTAAATAATTTGCTTTCGGCAAGAGTTGATTTAAAACGTAATGCTAAAGGTGGTGGCAAAATTAGTATTCCATATTCCGGCGAAGCCGATCTAATGCGTATTATTGCACTTTTGGAAAAGTAATTCATTACTCCATATGAAGAATAAGTATTTAAATAGCGCATCTCCGTTAAAGCATTTACGCTTTTGGTTGATTTTTGCACTTTCTTTATGCCTGTTTTCTTCATCGTATGGTCAAACCAAAAACCAAGAAGGAAGCACTATTGCTCCAAAACATAAATATTTTACCGATCACAACCCAACTAAAGCCATGTGGATGTCGGCAGCACTTCCGGGTCTCGGACAATATTACAATCATAAATATTGGAAAATCCCCATTGTTTATGCGGGTTTTTCCACTTTAGCATATTTTTCTATCATAAACAAACAAGAATATGTAAAATATCGCGATGCATATAGTACAAAACAATTACTGGAAGTGGGAGAATTAACAAATGACCCACTAATTGATAATTATACCGCCGATCAGCTTTTAAGATACCGTGAATATTATCAAGGAAATCTTGAATTAAATTATATATTGTTTGGAGCTTTTTATTTACTTCAGATGATAGACGCTACCATTGATGCACATTTCTATCA includes these proteins:
- a CDS encoding DUF3276 family protein, coding for MDDSLPKERQEDIYSQAIRAGKRTYFLDVKSTKSEELYLTITESKRRFDTELGKFRYEKHKIFLFKEDFEKFTDGLKDVIRFIENGQSHNTPNTSDSEKDTLDENLKKHSEISFEDLD
- a CDS encoding ParB/RepB/Spo0J family partition protein; this translates as MSKKQAMGRGLDAILGSPETDITSKDISGNYIVGAVAELAIHKIEANPFQPRSEFEDQSLMELSDSIQKQGIIQPITVRKMGSEKYQLISGERRLRAAKMAGLKNIPAFIRIANDEQMLEMALVENIQRENLNAIEIAVSYTRLIEECKITQEELSERVGKKRSTITNYIRLLKLPAEIQIALSQNQISMGHARALINVESLITQLKILEQIISRDLSVRETENLVKEIINPIDKIERKKGNYLPASYISYRSQLNNLLSARVDLKRNAKGGGKISIPYSGEADLMRIIALLEK
- a CDS encoding ParA family protein, whose translation is MGKVISIANQKGGVGKTTTAINLAAGLAVLEHKTLIIDADPQANSTSGIGFDPKNITTSIYECIMDGVNPRDVILETQTPYLYVLPAHIDLVGAEIELINQPQREHILKKSIEKIKDDYDFIIVDCSPSLGLITINALTASDSVIVPVQCEYFALEGLGKLLNTIKIVQSRLNPQLDIEGILLTMYDSRLRLSKQVVKEVKTHFQKMVFKTIINRNTKLGEAPSFGETAIMHDASSTGAINYLNLAREILQKNNMTSLTAKNKKE